Within SAR202 cluster bacterium, the genomic segment GCTGAAGGACGGTCTCGACAATGTCGGACCAAGGCCTGATCGGCCTGCCGCGCTATCTCACATTTTATACATCAGCCAGTCTCTTTTTATCTTACAAGGCCGTTAGACCGAGATTCGCTCTCTCCCAGCGCCGCTGCTATCTCTTCCCTTACCTCCTCGTCCGCCTCCACGCCCTCCCGCGCGCGCAGCGCCGCCTCCGCCTCCGCCCCGCCGATCTTCCCCAGCGCCCACGCCGCGTGCCGCCGCACCAACGGCTCAGCCGTGGCGAGCGCGCGAGCCAGCGCCGGCGCCGCCGCCGGGTCGCCGATGTTCCCCAGCGCTACGCACACGTTCCGCTGGAGGCCGACGCGCTTCGCCCGCTTCACCGCCGAGCCGCGAAACCGCTCCCTGAACGCCTCGTCGTCAAGCTCCAACAGCGGCAGCAGCGCGGGCGCGCCGAAGTCGTGCCGCTGCGCGAACGCCGGGTCGAGCGTTTGCGCGGCCTTGCGGTTCACCGGGCAAACGTCCTGGCAGATATCGCACCCGAATACCCAGTCTCCCACCAGCGGGCGCAGGTCCCTCGGAATCGCCCCCCGCAGCTCGATCGTGAGAAACGAGATGCACCGCCGGTTATCTATCGTGTAGGGGGCAATTATCGCGCCGGTGGGGCACGCGTCGATGCACCTCACGCACTCGCCGCAGCTCTTCTTCAGCGGCGAATCCTCCTCCAGCTCCAGGTCTGTCAGCACCTGCCCCAACAGCACCCACGACCCGTAGCCCTGCGTCAGCACGAGCGAGTTCTTCCCAAACCACCCCACCCCCGACCGCTCCGCCGCGGCGCGGTCGTTCATCGGCCCGTCGTCAACGAACACCCTCGTCCTCACGGGCCTCCCGGCAAGCCGCTGCACCCCTTCGGCCAGGTCGCGCATCTTATCCTTTAATAGAGCGTGGTAGTCTTCGTTCCACGCGTACCGGGCAATCTTGCCCCTTGGGCCGGGAGATGCCAGGTCGCGAGGGCCGGTGTTGTAGCTCTTCGCCAGGGAGATGATCGACCGCGCGCCCTCCAGAAGGACCTCAGGGTGGTTCACCTTGCGCGCGCGGTCCTCTGTATACCAGGGCAGCCCGTCCATCATCCCGTCGCGCACGCGCTGCACCGCCTCGGCCTCGTCCCGCAGGAACGGCACCGCAGAAGCGATGCCTACGACATCGAATCCCAGGGACCGCGCGTACTCTTTTATCGCCCGTTCAAGGTCGCTCATTCTCTACGTATTTCGTAATATCCGGCACTTGGACACATGTGTTAAAATATTCACAAACGTTTACAAACCCTCGGCATGAAGCCATTCTGACAGAGTGCCCCGCGGCTTTTCTACCTGAGTATTTGGTTGACTTGCTCTGTTCCACTCTCTATAATCTCGCAAAACTTTCAGGGGCAGGAGGATTTTAATGGGGGTCCCCCAGTTCAAGGCACTAAGGCGGGCGTACGGTTTCGACGAAGTCGCAATCGCGCCGGGCCATGTGACCATCAATCCGGACCAGACCAACATCCAGTTTTCTATAGACGGCGTGACTCTCAAATCTCCTGTAATCGCGTCCGCCATGGACGCTATCGTCAACCCGGCGTTCGCTGTCGAGTTCGGTAAGCTCGGCGGCCTAGCGGTGATGAATATGGAGGGCGTTCAGGCCCGGTACGATAACCCGCAAGAGGTCATCGACCAGATCGTTGCCGCTCCCCCTG encodes:
- the queG gene encoding tRNA epoxyqueuosine(34) reductase QueG — protein: MSDLERAIKEYARSLGFDVVGIASAVPFLRDEAEAVQRVRDGMMDGLPWYTEDRARKVNHPEVLLEGARSIISLAKSYNTGPRDLASPGPRGKIARYAWNEDYHALLKDKMRDLAEGVQRLAGRPVRTRVFVDDGPMNDRAAAERSGVGWFGKNSLVLTQGYGSWVLLGQVLTDLELEEDSPLKKSCGECVRCIDACPTGAIIAPYTIDNRRCISFLTIELRGAIPRDLRPLVGDWVFGCDICQDVCPVNRKAAQTLDPAFAQRHDFGAPALLPLLELDDEAFRERFRGSAVKRAKRVGLQRNVCVALGNIGDPAAAPALARALATAEPLVRRHAAWALGKIGGAEAEAALRAREGVEADEEVREEIAAALGESESRSNGLVR